In the Candidatus Tisiphia endosymbiont of Melanophora roralis genome, TTCTTCTTGATGACGATCAACGATTTCCATACCATGAGATAGAAAACAACCTTTCGTTTGGCATTTAGTTATATCTGATACTGAAATACCTTCATTAGAAGCAGCTTTATAGACAGAGCAACTAGATAAAATTAGCATTATAATAAAAAGAAAAATATTAACTATATACTTACTAAACATTCATTACCCTAAAAAATCAATAAACAGAACACCAACTCATCTTACAGTTATAGCACTGAACTATTTATATTTCTACAATTATTCTATATTGCATGGTTAATACCAGTTACTTCTTCACTCATATATTTATTATTTTATTTTAACTTTTCTATTTCTTTAATACATCAACGGTTAGTGATTATACAACCTTGCTGATTGTCAGATAGTTTATTACAAATCGCTTTAGCTTGGCTTATACTTTGGTAATTACCTACTAATATTAAATAGAAGAAATTTCCTTTATCAGATTGCACCTTCTTGATAGTTATTACTGTATTATTAAGAATTTTTGCATATTTTTTTTTGATTCTTTCTCCTTCTTGGTTAGCTTCTGATTCAGATTTTACCGAGGCTAGTTGAATTTTATAACCACCTTGATTCGACTTATTTAACTGTGTTTCATCAATTTTGCGATGTGATTCAGTAACTTTTATGACATTTAAACCAGCTTTATTATTAGATTGTTGAACTATTGGAACAGATTTTTGCTCTATTAAATTCTCTTTTTGCACCAAGTCATTTTTTATTATATTAGGCAAAATTGTTTCCGTTTCTTCTTCATCTTTACTTAGTTTGTGTTTTTCATACTTAGCTTGATCAGTTTCTACTATACTAAATAAAATCGTGTCTATCGAGTCAAGTTCTTCATCACTTTCTGCTAGTTTTTGTTTAGCGATATTTAATGGCTTTTCCGGTTCAGGTTGTAATATTACAGGTTTATTGGTCTTTTTTTGTTGTAAACTCTCATAAATTATATTATTCGCATTTGGTATCACTATCCCCCCACTATCTTGTGGTTTAATTTTTGTAGGTGATGGATCAGGGTAAATTGTTACTACTTGGCCACTATTTCGGCTGTAATTAGTATAAACTAAATAGGTAATACCACTAATTATTGAGAAAATAATTAGTAAGAGTAAAGTGCGGTTAGTCATCAACTTATAAATTACAATACTTCATTACATTTTATTCATAGGCGTTACCCCTATAACATCAAAACCAACTTTTATAATCTTTTGAATAGACTTTGCTAAAGCAAGCCGAGCAGTGGTTAACTCTATATTATCTTCAATTAGAAACCGATAATCATTATTTTCTTTGCCAAAATTCCATAAAGCATGGAATTTTGAAGCTAAATTAATCAGATAAAAAGCTACTCTGTGGGGTTCAAAATATTTTGCCGAAATCTCTAAAACTTTTGACCATGAAGCAAGAAGTTTAATTATTTCTATTTCCTCTTCGCTGGAAAGTAACGACAAGTCATACTCATTCTCTAAGAATTTACCATATGCTTTTGGCATGGATTCTTTAGCTTTTTCCAGTATAGATATTGTCCTAACATGAGCATATTGTACGTAAAATACAGGATTATCTTTTGATTGTTCTTTTACTTTTACTAGGTCGAAGTCAAGAGCAATATCATTTTTACGGGTTAGCATTATAAATCTTATTATATCTTTACCTACCTCATTTGTTACATCTCGCACACTAGTAAAATTACCGCTACGTTTTGACATTTTTATAGCGATACCGTTTTCAACAAAATTTACTAACTGGCAAATCTTAACATCAACTTTAACTTTTTCTCCACCAAGGGCTTTAACTATTGCCTCAATTCTTTTTACGTAACCACAATGATCTGCACCTAGAATATAAACTAGATGATCAAAACCACGATCTATTTTATCCTTAGCATAAGCTAAATCAGAGGCAAAATATGACCAACTACCGTCAGATTTTTCTATTGGTCTATCTTGATTATCACCAAAAGCCGTAGATTTAAACAATTTCTGAGTTCTTGAATCCCAAGATTCATCTATTTTACCTTTAGGGGGGGGCAACTGCCCCTCATATATTAGTCCCATTTTAGTAAGCATTTGTACAACTTCATCAATATTACCACTATCATGCAGTGACTTTTCCGAGAAGAATACCTCGTGTTCAATATCTAGCTCCTTTAAATCCTGCTTAATTATAGCTAACATTTCTTCTATTGCAAAATCCTTAACGAGTTCATGACGTTGCCTATCGGCCATTGTTAATAATTTATTACCAAATTTTTCCACCAACTTTTGTCCAATATCTGCCAAATATTCTCCAGGATAAAGCCCTTCTGGTATTACGATCTCTTCTTTTGTTAATGCTTGTTTATAGCGTAAAATAACTGAATTAGCTAAGTCATCCACTTGAGAGCCGGCATCATTAAGGTAATATTCTTTGGTAACAATATAGCCAGTACTATCTAGAACTTTGGCTAAAGCATCACCATAAACAGCACCTCTAGCATGACCAATATGCATAGGACCAGTTGGATTTGCAGATACATATTCAATATTAACCTTTTGATTATTACCAAAATTAATCTTAAAAAAATTCTCCTTATCCAACAATATGTCATTGATAGAGTTATGCCACATATCTGCTTTGATAGTAAAGTTAATAAATCCTGGACCAGCAACTTCTATAGATGCAATATATGGAAGAGGCGTTAATATTTCCTTAAATCTAATAGCTAGTTCCTTAGGTTTAATATTTTGTTTTGCAGCGATAATCATAGCTATATTACTTGAAAGATCACCATTGAGATTATCTTTAGGAATTTCTATAGCCGCCAATTTTAACACATCTTCATTATCGCATATTTGTCTAGCTGCACTAATGATATCGTCACGTAATTTATTAAATATATTCATAAATCAAATATTGTTAGAATTAAAGGAATAAAGAGCCTGATATTCTTGAATAGCAAAGCGGTCAGTCATACCAGCTATATAATCTGCTACTATATCAGCCTTAGATTTTATATCCCCTGGTATAATTAATTCTTTCCAACTAAATGGTAATAAATCAACATTATCCATATATACTCTAAATAACTCTTGTACAATTTTCTGACATTTTAAAGTTATAGAGGTCAGTTTATTATACCTATATACTTTATCATACAAGAATTGTTTAATTTCCATTATACGCTCTTTTGCTTTGTCAGTAAAATTAACAAGCTGATAATCAAGATGGCGTATATCATCGGTTGTGATTATTTTCTGTTTTTGTAAATTATTATTTGTTTGTAGCAGTAAATCAGCAATTAAATCGCTGATCAACTTACGCACTACTTCATAAATGAGTCGAGATGTTGTTATATTTTCAAATTGGGACTTAATTTCAAAAGCATATTGATCAATAAATTTAATTTCCGTTAGATGATTAAAGTCAATAATCTTGGCACCAATACTATCTTCTAAATCATGGGAAATATAACTAATATCATCAGCTAACGAAGCAATTTGGGCTTCAGCTGAAGAATAATGAGTTAAATCAAGGTTATGTTGTAAATCATACTCTACTATATATTTAGGTATATTATTTATTAAAGGACCATTATGTTTCACAATTCCTTCTAGCACTTCCCATGTCAAATTTAATCCATCATAAGCCGCATATCTTTTCTCTACTTTAGTAAGAATCTTTAATGAATGAGCATTATGGGAAAATCCACCATAATCTTCCATACATTTATTTAGTGCTATCTCCCCTGCATGACCGAAAGGAGTATGCCCAAGATCATGAGCAAGACCTATAGTCTCTGCTAAATCACTTGATAAATTAAGGGTTCTAGCAATAGAACGTGCAACCGTAGAAACTTCAATCGAATGAGTAAGGCGATTCCGATAATGATCCCCCTCGTGATTAATAAAAACCTGAGTTTTATATTGTAAACGTCTGAAAGCCTTTGAATGAATTATGCGATCCCTATCTCGTTCAAATTCATTTCTATAAGATGTAGGATATTCATTAAACAATCTCCCCCTAGTCTTGGCTGGATCTACTGCATATGAAGCAAGCATATATTAACTCCTATTTAATTTGAATTCGATGTAACAAGTTACATCGAATGATGAAAAAAGTTAAAATGCACTCGCGTCAACCGCTTCAAGAGTGCATTTTTCCTTATAACAAAGCCAGTATAGAATTACCTAGCAAGCTTTTCAAGGTTTTTAAATGAAACTCTTGCAAAATTAGGTTTTTAGGATTATTCTAATGGTCTTTATAATATAAGATTATGTCAATAAAAGTTACTGATAATGCTTTTAAAAGAGTAGATGAGCTAATAAAACTAGAAAGTAATCCAAGTTTGGTTCTTAGAGTAGTTGTTGATGGTGGAGGCTGTTCTGGATTTGTTTATAAATACGCTCTCGTTCCAAGCAATGATATAACAAAAGATGACTGTACTATAGAAAAAGATAATATTAAAGTAGTTATCGATGAAATATCTCAGCAGCTTATGGTTGATTGTATAATAGATTTTATCGAAGAATTAGGTAGTTCCTATTTTGAAATTAGAAACCCCCTTGCAAAAAATAAGTGTGGGTGTGGTAATTCATTCTCTGTATAACTGTATATACTCAATTAACCTGAAGAGTTGGCAAAATGATTAAAAGTTATAGTCTGAAATTGGTCAGTTATAAGAGTAAGCAAATTACCTTGGATTTATCAATATTAGCAAAAAATCTATCTATAGCTTCTGAGAATTGAGCAAAATTATGGTAAAATTTATTATTTGTTACAATTCTATGCATAAATTTCCATAATCGTTCAATCGGATTAAGATTAGGGCTATAGGGAGGTAAAAATACTAATTCTATAGAAGGAATAGTATGTCCGAGTTCTTTATATTTCTCCCGTGGAGTTCTACCATAACTGTCGAAAGTTAGTAAATATAGCTTCCCTATACATCATTAGACTTCTTTCGAAACTCGCTTATGCTGAGGGATTTGAAGGAGACGCGGAACGCAGAACCGCAGCGTACTCTAATGTACGTGAGGATTCGAGTACCGCATCGACGTACAAATCACCAGCAGAAGTAGAGTTTCGAAAGAAGTCTATTGCGAGGAGTTGCGAAAAAGCGGCGACGCGGCAATCCAAGATACGCAAAGCGTTACTCTAAAAAAACAGCCTAGCTGTTTACCTAGATCGCTACGGCATCTAAAGAGCCTTGCTATAACGATTATAGAAAAATTTAGGGTACTATGGTCACGATGTTAAAAGAATTTTCCATAAAATTCCATGATCTTTTCTTTAACCTGAATTGGATCAGTCATCATATTAACCCCTCCTCTAAATTCAGCTGAGTTTGCTAAACCACTACTATACCAACCTATATGTTTTCTAGCTAGCTGAACAGCTGTATCATTTCCATAATACTCTAACATAGCATCATAATGACTCAGTATTATTTCTAGCTGCTCTGCTATTGAAGGTGGCGGGAGTTCTTCTCCGGTTTTAAGATAATGTGCTATTTGAGAAATAAACCATGGTCTACCATATACTCCCCGACCAACCATTATGCCATCAGCACCTGATTTTTGTAAGCATTCCTTGGCTTTAGACAAAGAAGTAATATCTCCATTAGCGATAACTGGAATCCTCACCACATCTTTAACTTGCCTTATAAACTCCCAATCTGCTTGACCTGAATAAAACTGGCATCTTGTTCTGCCATGAATGGTGATCATTTGCACTCCAACATCATAGGCTATTTTTGCTAAATTTGGAGCATTCTTAGTTTGCTCATCCCAACCAGTTCGCATTTTTAAAGTTACTGGGATTTTGACAGATTTTACCGTAGTTTCTAAAATTTTTGCAGCTAATTTCTCATCTCTCATTAAAGCTGAGCCAGAATATCCTCCTACTACTTTCTTAGCTGGACAACCAAAGTTTAAATCAATAATCTTTGCCCCCATATCCTCATTCATTTTAGCTGATTCTGCTATTATATCAGGTTCGCACCCAGCAATCTGTACACATGAACCAGTAGCATCGTCCCCAATAATCGCACATCTTTGCAAAGATTGTCTTGTTTCAATAATCATCGCTCTACTTGCCACCATTTCAGAAACGACAAGTCCTGCACCAAATTTTTTCACTAACTTTCTAAATGGTAGATCAGTAACACCAGACATTGGAGCTAATATCACCGGATGAGGTAGCTGAATATTGCCTATTTTTATCATAAATATATTTTCATTACTTTAAGTAGCTTTTAATTATAGAATAATTATTATAAATTATCATAAGATACCACAAACTAATGCTATCACTAAGAAAAATTTTTAGTATTATCTGCAGGATATTGTTATATAATATTATTGAGCATTATTGTTGAGTATTTTCAGCCAAGAAATTATGTCATGAAAATCAATGTAGAGATTATTCGAGCTTGTCAAGATTGGAAAAATCAAAAATTTATTAATAAACTATTAGTGAAGAAGGTTGTTGGTGCTATACTGAGTAAATATAAGAATTTTAAGAGAGTTGCAGAGTTTGAGTTAGCAATATTACTGACTAATAATAATGAAATGTTGAATTTGAATAGCCAATTTCGTGGCAAAGCAAAAGCTACAAATGTACTATCATTTCCTGATATAGAATTAGACTTTCGGCATTTACTTGAATTTACTCCTAATGTACATTGTATGTATTTGGGGGACATAGCTTTTGGCTATGAAATAATTCAAAACGAAGCTATAAGTCAAAATAAAGCCTTTGGAGACCATTTTGTCCATCTTTTGGTACATAGTATTTTACATTTACTTGGATTCAATCACCAAGATGACGAGGAAGCAGATATTATGGAAAATTTAGAAATAGAAATATTAAAGGGTTTTGCTATTGCCTCTCCATATTAGGTTCTGTCCACTTCTTCGAAAAAAGAAAACCTTACATCTATTCATTCTAAAAGGGCTATGCTGAAAAATCCTTCAAAAATTATTACTCTTAAATCTTTTTTCTCTCGGCTGTTTTCTAAAGAGAAGCTAGAGGATAATTTTTATGATGCAATTAAAAAGCTAAAATCTAACAGTAAAAAAATGACGTTAGAAGAAAAAAAGATTTTTATGAATCTTCTGAAATTTGGTCATAAAACTGTAGAAGATGTAATGATCCCTAGATCTGATATTAAGGCAGTAAAATTAACTGCCAGTATAGATGAGTTAAGCCAAATGCTTAATAGCAGAATACCTAATACTAGAACATTAGTTTATGATGAAACTTTGGATAATATAGTTGGCTTTATTCATATAAAAGATTTGTTCAAGATACTTGTTACTAAGCAACTTATTACAAATCAAGAATTGCAGCTAAAAAAAATAATTCGTAAACCTATCATCTCTGCTCATTCAATGAAATTGATAGATTTACTAGCAAAAATGCGAAGAGATCGTGTACAGATATCGATAGTTGTGGATGAGTATGGTGGAACTGACGGTATTGTAACCATGGAAGATATTATGGAGGAGATAGTTGGCAGAATAAATGATGAGCATGATAAGAAATCAGATAATGATAGTTTCAGAATTATCAATAATAATACTATTTTATCAAATGCTCGAGTGAAAGTTGAGGATCTTGAATCAGCTCTAGGTGTGAAACTAAAACTCCAAAATGATGAATTCGATACAATTGGTGGTCTAGTCTTAGCAAAAGTAGGTAATGTCCCTTTGGTTGGTACTAAAATTGATATTGAGCAGCAGGTTGAACTTGAAGTGATTGATGCAAGCCCAAGATCACTTAAGCAAGTTAAGCTGCGGTTAAAAAATGGTACAATATTACATGATAATACCTTATGATTATTACAACTAATTTGGCCATGAGCTATGGTGCAAAAATATTATTTACCGACGTAAATGTTCATATCAAAAATGGTAATAGATATGGGCTTGTTGGGGCAAATGGTGCTGGTAAATCCACGTTCTTTAAGATTTTGCTTCAAGAGGAAGAGGCTAGTATCGGAGAATTTACCTGTATCAAAAATGCACGTATAGGATGTTTAAAGCAGGATCAATTTCTTTATGAAAATACCTCAATTATTAATACCGTTATTGCCGGTAGAAGTGAATTATGGCAAGCACTGCAAGAAAAAGAAAAATTATTAGCAATTGATCAATGTGATGAGGAAATAGGTTATCGATTAGGTGAGTTGGAACAAATTATAGCTGACAATGATGGATATATATCAGAAATTTTTGCAGTTGAGTTACTGCTTGGTTTAGGAATACAAGAAAAATATCATCTTCAGCCTTTATCCGTTCTATCCGGCGGCTATAAACTTAGGGTACTCTTAGCCCAAAGTTTATTCAATAATCCTGATATATTGTTACTTGATGAGCCAACAAACCATCTTGATATAGTCTCAATTTATTGGCTAGAAAATTATCTAAAACAGAAATTCAAAGGTGCTTTGGTATTTATTTCACACGATCTTGTTTTTCTTAATAATATTTCTACACATATTCTTGATATAGATTATGGTACTATCAAGATTTATACTGGTAATTATGATATTTTTGTTCGTGATAAACAGTTGGTTACCGAACAAAAGCTTAAAGAATTTTCTCATTTAGAGAAAAAAATTGCTACTATGCAGAGTTTCGTTGACCGGTTTAGAGCGTTGGCTACTAGGGCTAGGCAAGCTGCATCACGAGAAAAACAAATAGAAAAAATGGAATTACCTGACATCCAAGAAAGTTCGCGTGTTAGTCCATATTTTAATTTTAAGCAAAAAAGACCATCTGGAAAATTAGTGTTAAAAGTTCAGGGTATTTCTAAAAGCTACGAGGATAAAAAAATATTAAATAATGTGAATTTTACTGTCTCACGTGGAGAAAAAATTATTATTATTGGTCCAAATGGTATTGGTAAATCCACTTTGCTTAAGATTCTTATTAATAAAATTTCTGCTGATTTAGGAAGTTATGAATGGGGTTATGAAACGCAAGTTTCTTATTTTGCTCAGGATCATCATGAATTACTAAATGAAAGTATGAGTGTTATTGATTGGTTATCCGACCAAATACCTACTGAAAGTGATAATGTGCTACGTAATGTACTAGGTCAATTATTATTCCGTAAAGATGAAGTAAGTAAGAATATTCTAAATTTAAGTGGAGGGGAAGGAGCACGTTTATTACTAGCAAAAATTATATTGGAAGAAAGTAATATATTGATATTAGATGAGCCAACTAACCACTTAGATATTGAATCTAAGGATATGTTAAAAAAAGCTCTAATTAACTATCAAGGAACTCTAATATTAGTAACTCATGATCGAGATTTTGCTAGCAATATAGCCACAAGGGTTATTGCTCTATCCCACCGAACTATCACTGATTTTAAAGGTAAATATCAGGAATATTTGCATAAATATGGTAATGATTATTTGGATAGTAGTTGGGTGTTGGCAAATAAGAGAGTGAAATAGTATAGTAAACTCAGGTTACTTTAGCAATTGCCTTTAATATAAGGAAAAATGCATTCTTAAAGCGGCTAACGCGAATGCATTTTAAACCTTTCTAAAGCTAAAAACATGATTTTAAAAGATTAAAATCATGTTTTTAGCAAAATATTAATTTAACAATCAGATGCAGAGCCGTCTCAAATCTGATTGTTTCCATAATTTCACCGAATTTGGGATAAGAATTGATAAATTCTTATCCCAAATTCGCGTAATTGGAGATAATTATGATAGAAAATACTGAACTATTGAAAGAGTTTGTGGTTAAATGTTTAGAAGAAAAAAAAGCAGAAGATATAATAGTAATAGATATAAGACAAAAAACTACATTAGCTGAATATATTATTTTTGCAAGCGGGCGTTCAACTAAAAATGTTGGAGCAATTGCTGAATATTTAGCTTTAGAGTTAAAACATCAAGCTAATATCGATACTAATATTGAAGGACTTGGAACATCTGAATGGGTATTAATAGATGCTGGAAATATATTAGTTAATATTTTCTATCCAGAAACTAGAGAATATTTTAAGTTGGAAGAGATGTGGAGCAAAAAATAAATTAAAAATATTAGATTTTTTACTGAAAACTACTTAGTGTATTTAAAAAATAATGTATTAATACTTCTAGGGAAAAGGTGTAAATGGAAGAGCATATTCTTATCAATATTATAATTTTAATAGGAACAGCTGTATTTGTTGTAGCAATACTGAAACGCCTTAATCTAAGCCCAGTTTTGGGTTATTTAATTGCAGGAGCGGTAATTGGAGACCATGGATTTAAGATTGTAACATATGATCAAACAAAATTACTAGGAGAATTAGGAGTAGTTTTTTTACTTTTTGCTATAGGTTTAGAATTATCTTTTGAAAGATTAAAGGTAATGAGGCGGTATGTATTTGGTCTTGGCTCACTACAAGTGTTAACTACAGCTATAGTAATTGCTGCCGCTGTTGTACTAATCAGCGGTAATAGTAGTGCTGCAATTATTATTGGAGGTGGTCTTGCTTTATCCTCAACTGCCCTTGTTATGCAAGTTATTGAGGAAAGCCGTAGCCAATCAACTCAACTAGGTCGTATATCCCTAGCTATCTTGTTATTACAAGATTTAGCAGTTGTGCCATTGCTAGTTATGGTACCACTGTTTGCTAGCAATAGTAAAGATTCGTTAGCGATAGCTCTAGGAACAGCTTTACTTAAGGCTATCATAGCACTACTTGCAATATTTGTTGCAGGTAGAGTGTTACTAAGACCTTTATTTGGGTTAATTTCATCGGACAATGGCGATATAAACGAGCTACCAATTTCCATGACTCTATTGGTAGTTCTATCTGCAGCTTGGGCCACGCAATATTTTGGTTTATCACTTGCTTTAGGAGCTTTTGTTGCAGGTGTTTTGGTTGCAGAAACAGAATTTCGGTTGCAAGCTGAAGAAAGTATATACCCTTTCAAAAGCTTATTGCTAGGACTATTTTTTATGAGCGTTGGAATGAATATTGACGCTCAAGAAATATACGCTCAAATATCAACTATACTAACTTGTTCTATTGCCTTGATTGTAGTAAAAGCACTAATTATTGCCGCCTCTTGCATTTTATTTGGTTTTAATAAAGGAGTAGCATTGCATGCAGGTTTATTATTATCACAAGGTGGAGAATTTGCTTTTATCTTATTCGGTCTTGGTAAAGAAACTCAGGTTATTAGAGAGAGTACGGCTAATATTCTGTTATTAGTGGTGACATGTACTATGGCACTAACTCCATTACTGGCAATTTTAGGAAGAAAACTTGCTGAAAGACTTGATAAACAACTTGGCAAGACTCCAATACAAATTATAGAACTTGGAGCAAGAGATTTAACAAATCATATAATAATTGCCGGTTTTGGTAGCGTTGGTAGAATGGTAGCATTAGTACTGGAAGCTGAAGGAATCAATTATATAGCACTAGATGTTAATGACGAGATTGTAAAAGCAGAAACAGCTAATGGCTTTCCAGTTTTTAAAGGAGATGTATCACAGATTGATACGCTAAAAGCTGTGGGAGCAGAAAGGATTTTAACTCTAGTACTTACAATGAATAATAGTGTTACTATCAAAAAATCTCTTCGAACAATTTCAAGTCATTTTCCAGATCTTGAAGTTATTGTAAGATTAAAGAATCTAGAAAAGGCTAGAGAATTTTATGATGCTGGAGCAACAACAATCATACCAGAAAATTATGAGACGGGGTTACAGCTTGGTGGAACAATTTTAAAATTTATTGGCCTTAGTGAATATGAAATAAATCGTATCAAAGGGCAATTTAGATCAGGTAATTATGTAATAGCTAAACGAGATGATGCTTTGCGTGAATTAGAAGAGAATGATTAAAAATAACCATGGCAATCAAGTTACTAAAGCA is a window encoding:
- a CDS encoding cation:proton antiporter, with the translated sequence MEEHILINIIILIGTAVFVVAILKRLNLSPVLGYLIAGAVIGDHGFKIVTYDQTKLLGELGVVFLLFAIGLELSFERLKVMRRYVFGLGSLQVLTTAIVIAAAVVLISGNSSAAIIIGGGLALSSTALVMQVIEESRSQSTQLGRISLAILLLQDLAVVPLLVMVPLFASNSKDSLAIALGTALLKAIIALLAIFVAGRVLLRPLFGLISSDNGDINELPISMTLLVVLSAAWATQYFGLSLALGAFVAGVLVAETEFRLQAEESIYPFKSLLLGLFFMSVGMNIDAQEIYAQISTILTCSIALIVVKALIIAASCILFGFNKGVALHAGLLLSQGGEFAFILFGLGKETQVIRESTANILLLVVTCTMALTPLLAILGRKLAERLDKQLGKTPIQIIELGARDLTNHIIIAGFGSVGRMVALVLEAEGINYIALDVNDEIVKAETANGFPVFKGDVSQIDTLKAVGAERILTLVLTMNNSVTIKKSLRTISSHFPDLEVIVRLKNLEKAREFYDAGATTIIPENYETGLQLGGTILKFIGLSEYEINRIKGQFRSGNYVIAKRDDALRELEEND